From the Oleiharenicola lentus genome, one window contains:
- a CDS encoding adenylate/guanylate cyclase domain-containing protein, translating to MASVPSTPPIPGQRTLAAIVFTDVVGFSAHMQKDEETTLRLLKQDFDTMRELCTQHEGSVLKTTGDGLLMYYASAVQAVASALAIQRTFAELAKSRPADKNLLHRVGIHLGDVFVDKEDVMGDGVNIAARLQAEAEPGGICISQTVYHVVRNKLALQVTRLGPRELKNISQAIPIYKLLLKAQSIEEAAKNKPFTDDGSSPPMTAPRLTHRSWLVIITVLLSLLVGLLAMRGWTRHKLAVARAEREQAALNTLMQEEPAETGLPRQRVTRTIAEWRTELKNKRSRALENYDFAALAQDLKDPESPTADEPETRIRAQVLQRTQVLFGWMTTHLQKYNQERPLVVRELTGTSPKEIRIYVGPDRRLYYKEGGATRQRNWHELKPPVLAAIVAGAIVQADPLPPREVVQGALAFATLYNLPELRAALAQGRGQRFRP from the coding sequence ATGGCGTCCGTCCCCTCCACCCCGCCGATTCCCGGCCAGCGCACCCTGGCGGCGATCGTGTTCACCGATGTCGTGGGCTTCAGCGCACACATGCAGAAGGACGAGGAGACCACGCTCCGGCTCCTCAAGCAGGACTTCGACACCATGCGCGAACTGTGCACCCAGCACGAAGGCTCGGTGCTCAAGACCACCGGTGACGGCTTGCTGATGTATTACGCCAGCGCCGTGCAGGCGGTGGCCAGCGCACTGGCGATCCAGCGCACCTTTGCCGAACTGGCGAAGTCCCGGCCCGCCGACAAAAACCTCCTGCACCGCGTCGGCATCCACCTCGGCGACGTGTTCGTGGACAAGGAGGACGTGATGGGCGATGGCGTGAACATCGCCGCGCGCCTGCAGGCCGAGGCCGAGCCGGGCGGCATCTGCATTTCCCAGACGGTCTATCACGTCGTGCGCAACAAGCTCGCGCTTCAGGTCACGCGCCTGGGTCCGCGCGAGTTGAAGAACATCTCGCAGGCCATACCCATCTACAAGCTGCTGCTCAAGGCGCAGTCGATCGAGGAGGCGGCCAAGAACAAGCCGTTCACGGATGACGGCTCCTCCCCGCCCATGACCGCGCCGCGGCTCACCCACCGCAGCTGGCTGGTGATCATCACGGTCCTGTTGTCCCTGCTGGTGGGGCTTCTGGCGATGCGTGGCTGGACGCGGCACAAACTGGCGGTGGCCCGGGCCGAGCGCGAACAGGCGGCGCTCAACACCCTGATGCAGGAGGAGCCGGCCGAGACCGGACTGCCCCGGCAGCGGGTCACCCGCACCATCGCCGAGTGGCGCACCGAGCTGAAGAACAAGCGCTCGCGGGCGCTCGAAAATTACGATTTTGCCGCCCTCGCCCAGGACCTGAAAGACCCGGAGTCTCCGACCGCAGACGAGCCGGAGACCAGGATCCGCGCTCAGGTGCTGCAACGCACGCAGGTGCTCTTCGGCTGGATGACCACCCACCTGCAAAAATACAACCAGGAGCGTCCGCTCGTCGTGCGTGAGCTCACCGGCACCTCGCCGAAGGAGATCCGGATTTATGTCGGTCCCGACCGGAGGCTTTACTACAAGGAAGGCGGGGCGACCCGGCAGCGCAACTGGCACGAGCTGAAGCCGCCCGTGCTCGCCGCCATCGTGGCCGGCGCCATCGTCCAGGCCGACCCGCTGCCGCCGCGCGAGGTGGTGCAGGGCGCCCTTGCCTTCGCCACGCTCTACAATCTGCCGGAGCTGCGCGCCGCCCTGGCCCAGGGCCGGGGTCAACGTTTCCGCCCGTGA
- the pdxH gene encoding pyridoxamine 5'-phosphate oxidase, with product MILTAAARGAHDAGMALADMRKDYGLAGLLEKDLAKNPFQQFEKWFQEAEAAKIAEPNAMSLATTSRDGRPSVRTVLLKHCDGRGFVFYTNYESRKARELADNGHASLLFPWVGMERQVIAEGVITKVSREEADAYFHSRPRASQLGAWASPQSTVIAGRAVIEESYRVVEKKYEGREVPLPPHWGGYRLSPESVEFWQGRRSRLHDRLRYRREPGGDWVVERLAP from the coding sequence ATGATTTTGACAGCCGCCGCACGCGGTGCGCACGATGCCGGCATGGCACTGGCCGACATGCGCAAAGACTACGGGCTCGCGGGGTTGCTGGAGAAGGACCTCGCCAAGAACCCGTTCCAGCAGTTCGAGAAATGGTTCCAAGAGGCCGAGGCCGCCAAGATCGCGGAGCCCAACGCCATGTCGCTGGCGACCACGTCGCGCGATGGGCGTCCGTCCGTGCGCACGGTGCTGCTCAAGCACTGCGACGGCCGCGGTTTCGTGTTCTACACCAACTACGAGAGCCGCAAGGCCCGCGAGCTGGCCGACAACGGGCACGCCTCGCTGCTGTTTCCGTGGGTCGGCATGGAACGCCAGGTGATCGCCGAGGGGGTGATCACCAAGGTCTCGCGCGAGGAGGCCGACGCCTATTTTCACAGCCGCCCGCGCGCCAGCCAACTCGGGGCCTGGGCCTCGCCGCAGAGCACGGTCATCGCCGGCCGCGCGGTGATCGAGGAGAGCTATCGTGTCGTGGAAAAGAAATACGAGGGCCGCGAGGTGCCGCTGCCACCGCATTGGGGCGGCTACCGGCTGTCGCCGGAGAGCGTCGAATTCTGGCAGGGCCGGCGCAGCCGGTTGCACGACCGTTTGCGTTACCGGAGGGAACCCGGCGGCGACTGGGTGGTCGAGCGGCTGGCGCCCTGA
- a CDS encoding M20 family metallopeptidase gives MTPARYLARHQAELVRFLQQLVRLRTVNPPGENYGDITRLLADSLSSIGMNVRRVPVSRALQKRLQPDQLDYPRYNVIGFWDAGAKKTLHFNAHFDVVPVSGQWRHGSPFSGTVDKGWIYGRGTSDMKGAIASIVFALKALRATGTKPNFNLEVSFTADEETDSTLGTGWVTEHGRLRADYAIVGEGGEGDAVCCGHNGVVWLNVRVHGRAAHGSTPEAGINALEKMSALVLALGEYKEILARRKFRTPDGQIRTPTLNLGGVFASGEGGKINTVPAAASFSIDRRVLPDETVAAAERDLRAFLKQAAAKIPHCRITVEKVSDNHSCYRDPATPFAEALRASVARVRRKPAKFCVSTGFNDMHFFANVRRIPTLGYGPGGENYHAVDERAKVKDLIEAATIYTDLLTTFRG, from the coding sequence ATGACCCCCGCCCGCTATCTTGCCCGCCATCAGGCAGAACTGGTGCGTTTTCTCCAGCAACTGGTCCGGTTGCGCACGGTCAACCCGCCCGGCGAGAACTACGGCGACATCACCCGGTTGCTGGCCGACAGCCTCAGCAGCATCGGGATGAATGTGCGCCGGGTGCCCGTTTCACGCGCCCTGCAAAAGCGGCTGCAGCCCGACCAGCTCGACTACCCGCGCTACAACGTGATCGGCTTCTGGGACGCGGGCGCAAAGAAGACTTTGCACTTCAACGCCCACTTCGACGTCGTGCCCGTTTCCGGCCAATGGCGGCACGGCAGCCCGTTCAGCGGCACGGTGGACAAGGGCTGGATTTACGGCCGCGGCACGTCCGACATGAAGGGTGCCATCGCCAGCATCGTCTTTGCCCTGAAGGCCCTCCGCGCCACCGGCACCAAGCCCAACTTCAATCTCGAGGTGTCATTCACGGCGGACGAGGAAACCGACAGCACGCTCGGCACCGGCTGGGTCACCGAGCACGGCCGCCTGCGCGCCGACTACGCCATCGTGGGCGAGGGCGGCGAGGGCGACGCCGTCTGCTGTGGCCACAACGGCGTGGTTTGGCTCAACGTACGTGTCCACGGCCGCGCCGCCCACGGCTCCACCCCGGAAGCCGGCATCAACGCGCTGGAAAAGATGTCCGCCCTCGTGCTCGCGCTCGGCGAATACAAGGAGATCCTCGCCCGGAGAAAATTCCGCACGCCCGACGGCCAGATTCGCACACCCACGCTGAACCTCGGCGGCGTGTTTGCCTCCGGCGAGGGCGGCAAGATCAACACCGTGCCCGCCGCCGCCAGTTTCAGCATCGATCGCCGCGTGCTGCCCGACGAGACCGTCGCCGCCGCCGAGCGCGACCTGCGCGCTTTCCTGAAACAGGCCGCCGCGAAGATCCCGCACTGCCGCATCACGGTCGAGAAGGTGTCCGACAACCATTCCTGTTACCGCGACCCGGCCACGCCCTTCGCCGAGGCCCTGCGCGCCAGCGTCGCGCGGGTGCGCCGCAAGCCGGCCAAGTTCTGCGTCTCGACCGGTTTTAACGACATGCATTTCTTCGCCAACGTCCGCCGCATCCCCACCCTCGGCTACGGCCCCGGCGGCGAGAACTACCACGCCGTGGACGAACGCGCGAAGGTGAAGGACCTAATCGAAGCCGCCACCATCTACACGGACCTGCTGACAACCTTCCGCGGCTGA
- a CDS encoding MarC family protein, which translates to MLEWFSKFLQAFIPLFVAIDPIGLAAIFLGLAPNMDRAQRQKIADQATWTGGLVALGFLFLGQSIFKAVGISVSDFQIAGGLILFILAARDLIQSAAEPEKLPPDFGVVPLGMPLIAGPASITTLLVLAQSAAVGLVPTLVALAVNLFLVVLALHYSEALARKIGATGLRAISKIISMLLAAIAVAMIRQGLRN; encoded by the coding sequence ATGCTCGAGTGGTTTTCCAAGTTCCTGCAGGCCTTCATCCCGCTGTTTGTGGCCATCGATCCCATCGGCCTGGCCGCCATCTTCCTCGGGCTCGCGCCCAACATGGATCGGGCGCAGCGGCAGAAGATCGCCGACCAGGCCACGTGGACCGGCGGACTCGTGGCGCTGGGCTTTTTGTTCCTCGGGCAAAGCATCTTCAAGGCGGTCGGCATCTCGGTAAGCGACTTCCAGATCGCGGGCGGACTCATCCTGTTCATCCTCGCGGCGCGCGACCTCATCCAGTCGGCCGCCGAGCCGGAAAAGCTGCCGCCGGATTTTGGCGTGGTGCCGCTGGGCATGCCGCTGATCGCCGGCCCGGCCTCGATCACGACGCTGCTGGTGCTCGCGCAGAGCGCGGCCGTCGGGCTCGTGCCCACCCTCGTGGCCCTGGCGGTGAACCTCTTCCTGGTCGTGCTCGCGCTCCACTACAGCGAGGCGCTGGCCCGCAAGATCGGCGCCACCGGCCTGCGCGCGATCTCCAAGATCATCTCAATGCTCCTGGCCGCCATCGCGGTCGCGATGATCCGGCAGGGACTACGGAATTGA
- a CDS encoding two-component system sensor histidine kinase NtrB, whose amino-acid sequence MNSFLTLLPWVLLPAALAAGFALGRRRSGRLRVQLAHTETMLRRISQAVESTSDAIGIGDMQGHSLYHNRAHLELFGYTVEELNAVPGDGVLFADKAVAQEILTAVKGGRSWSGETDVLTRTGKRVPAFVRADIIRDEAGRPVGIYGVFADITERRRRAEEQERTNRLESLGLMAGGIAHDFGNLMTVMSCNLSLAQDTPGLPLEVSPRLMEIDKVIHRACKLTEQLKTFAKGGDQERKLMRLPGLVREAARLAVTGSPVQVDDQLPGDLWPVEVDETQIGQVIHNIVLNAVQAMAGAGRVRLSAVNLEPGTEAGLPAGPAWVKISLGDNGPGMPPEVLSRIFDPFFTTKEKGTGLGLATSHTIIEKHRGRLRVDSRPGAGTTFHLILPAAPRERAA is encoded by the coding sequence GTGAATTCATTCCTGACGCTTCTTCCCTGGGTGCTGCTTCCCGCCGCCCTGGCGGCCGGCTTTGCGCTGGGCCGCCGGCGGAGCGGGCGCCTGCGCGTGCAGCTGGCGCATACCGAGACGATGCTGCGCCGGATCAGCCAAGCGGTCGAAAGCACGAGCGACGCCATTGGCATCGGCGACATGCAGGGCCACTCGCTCTACCACAATCGGGCGCATCTTGAGCTGTTCGGCTACACGGTCGAGGAACTCAACGCCGTGCCTGGCGACGGCGTGCTCTTCGCCGACAAGGCCGTCGCGCAGGAAATCCTCACGGCCGTCAAGGGCGGGCGCTCGTGGAGCGGCGAGACCGACGTGCTGACCCGGACCGGCAAGCGCGTGCCGGCGTTCGTGCGGGCCGACATCATCCGCGACGAGGCGGGCCGCCCCGTCGGCATCTACGGTGTGTTCGCCGACATCACCGAGCGCCGGCGGCGGGCCGAGGAGCAGGAACGGACGAACCGGCTCGAATCACTCGGCCTGATGGCGGGTGGGATCGCCCACGATTTCGGCAACCTGATGACCGTGATGAGCTGCAACCTTTCCCTTGCGCAGGACACCCCCGGTCTGCCGCTGGAGGTGTCGCCCCGCCTGATGGAGATCGACAAGGTCATCCATCGCGCCTGCAAGCTCACGGAGCAGCTCAAGACCTTCGCCAAGGGCGGGGACCAGGAGCGGAAACTCATGCGACTGCCCGGCCTCGTGCGCGAGGCGGCCCGGCTCGCTGTCACGGGTTCACCGGTGCAGGTCGACGACCAGCTCCCGGGCGACCTGTGGCCCGTGGAGGTCGATGAGACGCAAATCGGGCAGGTCATACACAACATCGTGCTGAACGCCGTGCAGGCGATGGCCGGTGCCGGCCGCGTGCGCCTGAGCGCAGTCAACCTCGAGCCGGGGACCGAGGCCGGACTTCCCGCCGGGCCGGCCTGGGTGAAGATCTCGCTCGGGGACAACGGCCCGGGCATGCCGCCGGAGGTGTTGTCGCGCATCTTCGACCCGTTCTTCACGACCAAGGAAAAGGGCACCGGGCTCGGGCTCGCCACCTCGCACACGATCATTGAGAAACACCGCGGCCGGCTGCGCGTCGACTCGCGTCCCGGTGCGGGCACGACGTTCCACCTCATCCTGCCCGCCGCCCCGCGCGAGCGAGCAGCCTGA
- a CDS encoding TIGR01777 family oxidoreductase, with product MAKIILAGGSGFLGQALARRLAKESRDVVVLSRRPRADAAFREVAWDGVNGGAWTAELEGAAALVNFTGRSINCVHTPENRRAILGSRVHAVRALAQAWAQVANPPAVWLQCSATGYYGDAGDQPCDESAPAGADFLSEVCQRWEEAFATAKLPGLRRVVLRLGVVLDAEHGALPPLARLVRRYAGGAAGNGRQFMSWVHRDDVTTAMLAALTRGDLTGTYNLCAPAPVPNAEFMGALRGVLGRPWSPPAPAFAVRLMAGPLLGVDPALALHGQRALPRRLQAAGFAFAHPELGEALRDLLSAK from the coding sequence ATGGCCAAGATCATCCTCGCCGGTGGCAGCGGATTTCTCGGACAGGCGCTGGCCCGGCGTCTGGCGAAGGAGAGCCGGGACGTGGTTGTGCTTTCTCGCCGGCCACGCGCGGATGCGGCGTTTCGCGAGGTCGCGTGGGACGGGGTGAACGGCGGCGCCTGGACCGCAGAACTGGAAGGGGCGGCGGCCCTCGTCAACTTCACGGGCCGCTCCATCAACTGCGTGCACACGCCCGAAAACCGGCGGGCGATCCTTGGGTCGCGCGTCCACGCGGTGCGCGCGCTCGCGCAGGCTTGGGCGCAGGTGGCCAACCCGCCTGCGGTGTGGCTCCAGTGCAGCGCGACCGGCTACTACGGCGACGCGGGCGACCAGCCCTGCGACGAGAGCGCCCCGGCCGGGGCGGATTTTCTGTCCGAGGTTTGCCAGCGTTGGGAGGAGGCCTTCGCGACGGCGAAGCTGCCCGGCCTGCGCCGGGTCGTCTTGCGGCTCGGCGTGGTGCTCGATGCCGAACACGGCGCGCTGCCGCCGCTCGCCCGCTTGGTGCGCCGCTATGCCGGTGGAGCCGCTGGCAACGGACGGCAATTCATGAGCTGGGTGCATCGCGATGATGTCACGACCGCGATGCTGGCGGCGCTCACCCGCGGCGATTTAACCGGCACCTACAATCTCTGCGCGCCCGCCCCGGTGCCCAACGCGGAATTCATGGGCGCGTTGCGCGGCGTGCTGGGTCGTCCGTGGTCGCCCCCGGCGCCGGCCTTCGCCGTGCGGCTCATGGCCGGTCCGCTCCTGGGCGTGGATCCGGCGCTGGCGTTGCATGGCCAGCGCGCCCTGCCGCGCCGATTGCAGGCGGCGGGTTTTGCGTTCGCGCATCCGGAACTGGGCGAGGCGTTGCGAGACCTGCTCAGCGCGAAGTAA
- the rlmN gene encoding 23S rRNA (adenine(2503)-C(2))-methyltransferase RlmN, with protein sequence MTAVPTSFYDLTREALRQLVVRWGFSSVHAARLWSYVHLERIEAWPLMVDLPARFRERAATELAFTRPDVAVETHSADGFTRKYLLALADGRQIETVLMRYTGRVTACISSQAGCAMGCVFCATGQMGFTRHLTPGEIVTQALHVDRVLRETGEGERLRNIVLMGMGEPLHNYDAVMTAVDILRDPNGLAFGAKKITLSTVGVVPGIIRLADEARPIHLAVSLHGATQAERAALVPVAKKWPLDELMDACCYYIAKQQRRIFYEWTLIEGKNDLPDNAHAVGRLLQGQEAQVNLIPLNPTAGYAGIPTGREAAKRFQQILAGYGLPSTIRQRRGIDIAAGCGQLAASQ encoded by the coding sequence ATGACCGCCGTTCCCACCAGCTTCTACGACCTGACCCGCGAGGCCCTGCGCCAGCTCGTGGTGCGCTGGGGCTTCAGCTCGGTTCACGCGGCGCGGCTGTGGTCCTACGTGCATCTGGAACGGATCGAGGCATGGCCGCTGATGGTCGATCTGCCCGCGCGCTTCCGCGAACGCGCCGCGACGGAGCTGGCCTTCACCCGCCCGGACGTCGCGGTCGAGACGCACAGCGCCGACGGTTTCACCCGCAAATACCTGCTCGCGCTCGCCGACGGCCGGCAGATCGAGACCGTGCTCATGCGCTACACCGGGCGCGTGACCGCCTGCATCAGCAGCCAGGCGGGCTGCGCGATGGGCTGCGTGTTCTGCGCCACCGGACAGATGGGGTTCACGCGCCACCTCACGCCCGGCGAGATCGTGACGCAGGCGCTGCACGTGGACCGCGTGCTCCGCGAGACCGGCGAGGGCGAGCGCCTGCGCAACATCGTGCTCATGGGCATGGGCGAACCGCTGCACAACTACGACGCCGTGATGACGGCGGTGGACATCCTGCGCGACCCCAACGGCCTCGCGTTCGGCGCGAAGAAGATCACACTCAGCACGGTGGGCGTCGTGCCCGGCATCATCCGGCTGGCCGACGAGGCGCGCCCGATCCATCTCGCGGTTTCCCTGCACGGCGCCACGCAGGCCGAGCGCGCGGCGCTGGTGCCCGTCGCCAAGAAGTGGCCGCTCGACGAACTCATGGACGCCTGTTGCTACTACATCGCCAAGCAGCAGCGCCGCATCTTTTACGAGTGGACCCTGATCGAGGGCAAAAACGACCTGCCCGACAACGCCCACGCGGTCGGCCGGTTGCTGCAAGGCCAGGAGGCCCAGGTGAACCTGATCCCCCTCAATCCCACCGCCGGCTACGCCGGCATCCCCACCGGTCGCGAGGCTGCCAAGCGCTTCCAGCAGATCCTCGCCGGCTATGGCCTGCCCAGCACCATCCGGCAGCGGCGGGGTATCGATATCGCCGCCGGCTGCGGCCAACTTGCAGCCAGTCAGTAA
- a CDS encoding OmpH family outer membrane protein, with the protein MKFTRSLSSLLLALLVVSPLVAQTTATAPKQVPVAKVAWLDSRAFFNEENGIKRLVRAVKELDLEFSGTQSELQLLQEKLRTIVGELQKLQAGGEANAQAIQEKQTEGLKLQQELQTKQQQAQQAFAQAQQQKQGPVMAEIGKALEAFAKERDLGVLLDGAKLGDAVLYTKSDLDVTADFIATFNAANP; encoded by the coding sequence ATGAAATTCACCCGTTCGCTTTCTTCCCTCCTCCTCGCCCTCCTCGTGGTTTCCCCGCTGGTGGCCCAGACCACCGCCACCGCGCCGAAGCAGGTGCCCGTCGCCAAGGTCGCCTGGCTCGACAGCCGCGCCTTCTTCAATGAGGAAAACGGCATCAAGCGCCTCGTGCGCGCCGTCAAGGAGCTCGACCTCGAGTTCAGCGGCACCCAGAGCGAGCTCCAGCTCCTCCAGGAAAAGCTCCGCACCATCGTCGGCGAGCTGCAGAAGCTCCAGGCTGGTGGCGAAGCCAACGCGCAGGCCATCCAGGAAAAGCAGACCGAGGGCCTGAAGCTCCAACAGGAGCTGCAGACCAAGCAGCAGCAGGCCCAGCAGGCTTTCGCCCAGGCCCAGCAGCAGAAGCAGGGACCGGTCATGGCTGAAATCGGCAAGGCCCTCGAGGCTTTCGCCAAGGAGCGCGACCTCGGCGTGCTGCTCGACGGCGCCAAGCTCGGCGATGCCGTCCTCTACACCAAGTCCGACCTCGACGTCACCGCGGACTTCATCGCGACGTTCAACGCCGCGAATCCCTGA